aaaaaaaattgccgaTTTCCatccacatatttttatggtaaatatcaAGCCCGTTTTGTTGTAACTGTAAGAATATTTTTCGCTATTCCTTTATAACCCCACTCCCCCACTTTATGGCTACACTTTTTACTAGGGAATTATGGTTTGATCAAATTGTAATCTGCACAACccatgctttcacacaagttactgctTTTTGGACTAAAACGttttccagaatatttttaaagattttttctatatgatcctatgtaaaaatccaccTCTCCATTGTGTCCCCGTCCAACCCCCAGGGTCcacgattttaacaaacttgaatctgcactatctgagaatgcttccacacaagtttaagctttcctggccaaatggtttttaagaagaggatttttaaagattgtctcgATATAATCTTATGTAAAAATCTATCTCTCCATTATAGCCCCAACCTttccccagggaccatgatttaaacaaacttgaacctACACTAtatgaagatgctttcacacaagttttaagctttcctggacaaatagtttttaagaagaagatttttcaagagTTTCTCTATACATCCTTATGTAAAAACCCatccctccattgtggccccgccctacccctggggaccatggtttgaacaaacttgaatctacactacctaaggatgctttcacacaagtgtaagcttttctggccaaaacTTTTTTTGAGgaagagatttttaaagattttctctataattCTCATGttaaaatccattcccccattgtggcctaaCTCTAacccctgggaccatgatttgaacaaacttgaatctacactacctgaggatgctttcatacaagttacagcttttctggtataataattttttttagaagatttcGGAAAAATACcagcaaattttcaataattctaaattatctcccctttaaagagtatttgaacaaacttgaattccctttACCATGTGATGCTTTGttccaagtttggttgaaatctgcccagtggttctggaaaagaaaatgcatatgttgaaagtttacaacaacgacaacgccgCCAACACCAACGCCAATGATGACAGACAATTGGcagattttgattaaaaaagctcacttgagctttcagctcaggtgagctaacaagaGTCTATGCCGTTTAAACTTTTCGAGATTATTTTACCGCTAAAAAGGACCTGGTCCTTCAAAGAATTTACTTACAGAACCTTTCATATAAAGTGGATTtgtgtttatttcaattttgatttattgacaTTGATTACTgtaaagaagttaaaaatgtttaaatgtgtagaaaaatgtttagaaaACGACAGAGAGATGCTTCAcaaaaattatcagtaaaactAACTTGAACTTTCAGTTTAAATCAGCTGAAAtgatcaatttgaaaaaaacatcaatttgAAAACATAATACTGGTAggttttgaaattgaaataaaatttggaaaaggtgataataaatataagaattattatttcatacatgAATCTAAGAGAATAATGGAAAGAACATGACACAATACACAGTTACACAAACTGCCGATAGCAAAAACGTttattctaaacattttttttattcagcatGTCTGAACTTCAATATGAAATCATTCGTATCAGTGCAATTTTCATAAAGAAGAAAATGGATCCTTTCACAAACATTGCATGACTACGCAAagctaaaaaaagaaataaagttaACTATTAATTGATAATTAGAACCGAGGAAGGGGATGGGGTTAAACATTACTTAGATTGCCATCATGAAACAAGTACCTATACTAAAGCATATGCCAacggtttttaataaaaatagatCTTTTAGCTTATCAAAATATACTGAAACTGTTCAAAGTTTCACTGATtacaaattataattcatatatcCATAGAGGcgttattgaaaatattttcattttcatgaacaTGCTTCTTTTAGTcacattatttgtttatttatataaacatatacagTCATAAAAGCACGTGCAGTTGAGATTGAGATTTAATGAATTGAATAAAAACCATGTGGAATCTcattacatgtacgtgtaaaaataataataaaaatttcaagatcaaaaatgtataaactGAATCTAGcaatgtacttacatgtaccacattttttttgttttctttcagaAGATCCTTTATAAAGATTCAAGAGAAGGATTTTGTTATACCaaacattttacacatgtattagcAAATTGAATTACAGACAGATTAGATACAAAATCAATACCTGTAATATTTAGATTTACTATATTTGAAACCCTTTGAATCAAGGGATTTTCGTTTCCAGTGGCAAGCACGGCGCACTCATAGGATCCCTCATCTATTGTTGAATTGACATCGCAAGCCATTACCTTTACATCTAGGTATGACGAGAGGATATTTATAATGGACGCATTTATTTTGCTTCGAGTCTGTAACTCTGTATCTTGCCAAGAAACACCATCATCTGATATTGATACTATATTCGCATCGGACCTCTTCAACTGGATAATATCAATGCTCTCAATAGAGGTCCCATTAACTCTACAACTGATGTCAATGTCAGTTCTTCCATAATCAATCAATGTGTTTTGTACCTGGATCGATATATAGGCTTGCGCTGCAAAAGaagttttgaatatatatatatatatatatatatatatatatatatatatatatatatatatatatatatatatatatatatatatatatatatatatatatattatcttgAATAAAATTGGATAttgatcttttctttttttaattttgtttttcccaTAACTGATctttttagaatagaaaaacctGAAccagttttaaacatttgaaatgttataagtttttataaattgttaCATTTGTACTACTCGGGCCTCAAGGAGATATTCGGTTTAAAGGAAATGTAGTATGGAATCTTGATTGTGTCAACCATAACCTCTTGATTTATATCGGGTCCCAAGAAAGGTTAAAAACAAGAGACCAGGCCCTggggccataaaagttagacgagctcatttttgatctcagtctcaattttacataggaatacataagGCAAAAGTGAGATTGAGATCAAAAGGTAAACTCGTCTAactttatggccccggggccctgggccacattgctcacttGAGCAACAAAAGCTCTAACtgatcagaaaaaaatgaactatATTTACAGTATCGattacaaaatatcaaaacaacttTGTGaagtatacaatgtatatcgTTTACAAAGATTTTTCTCCACATATTATTAGATTAAACATAGAAGTTCTTTTGACATTTtagtttcaaagatttttaaagttttttctctattccaattTAAAAGTTCATCCTCCGTCCTACCCTGTCCTCATTGTAGCCCTTCTCTTCCCCATCGGATCATGtcttaaacaaacttgaatctacattacttGAGGATGTTTAATTTCACGCGAGTAACAGATTTTCCCGCCAAATGGTTTAtgacaataagattttttttttaaagatttctctctaaatatatttctatgtaaaaattctacCCCCATTGTGGCACCATCCTATCCCTAAATCTACGATAAGCAGatagtctctcttgcttgtcggagattatcGGACACAACTGAGCGTCTGGTTAAACGAGACTTAgttaaatattgcttggatccatacaattttggagaaatattttcattacaggcctaatacatagtttgatggatttaatttttttttttaatttaaacaacatGATTAATATATATGGTGTTTCCCGGACATCTTGAaattgccggaaaggcccgaaagttcatatcataaaaatgtgcgtaattcaaatatggataaaaaaaactacttgtcatgcaaaattatatttaaatgttaGATAAAaaatagagaggtttagcagaccaacgggtacgcgtacttgtacgtgtaggttacaagttagaactagaACCAGCTTACATTccttttcttgtttagcagttttaacgtgtacctgtacatgtaaatgatttaaTGTAATTCTAAATATCCTCTCCTACTAAGCTGAGAATTTTAGTCACAGTCAAAAATTGAGAATtatgcatgtgttaattttattatacatcattgtttacatatgtgtaattttgtatttatcaCAGATGAATAAAATAACAGAGCCATTGCATTTTTTGAAGGAAGAGATACGTGTATTAAAACTCCACTAACACATCAAATTCTAATATATCTGTATACGCATTAAAAATTCAggcttaagaaaaataaacatatttgttaaaataaattgccAACAAGGAAACAGAAGCTACACGTTTGACCTTTCAAGTACTTTACAATTTACACGTAAGTTCATTCGGGTACTTATGTGTGGAAATTCGTCATTACACAAACTAATTAACCTAGTGCACATATTTTCTACACTTACACGTACGCGTTGGTTTGCTAACCCTctataattatcaataaaatcaactcccgtcagaacttcaatactttgattcacaggggccaagcccgttttataattaatttcaat
This genomic window from Crassostrea angulata isolate pt1a10 chromosome 8, ASM2561291v2, whole genome shotgun sequence contains:
- the LOC128159410 gene encoding uncharacterized protein LOC128159410, which gives rise to MAILFGYLLITFAAQAYISIQVQNTLIDYGRTDIDISCRVNGTSIESIDIIQLKRSDANIVSISDDGVSWQDTELQTRSKINASIINILSSYLDVKVMACDVNSTIDEGSYECAVLATGNENPLIQRVSNIVNLNITGSSERKQKKCALRSHAMFVKGSIFFFMKIALIRMISY